The proteins below are encoded in one region of Neofelis nebulosa isolate mNeoNeb1 chromosome 17, mNeoNeb1.pri, whole genome shotgun sequence:
- the DMAC2 gene encoding distal membrane-arm assembly complex protein 2 isoform X2: protein MGSQTRSLWGSGRIGSLHLVAPVWNGGTRGIGGLSRVVAPEGNQKKGRSLLQFLADRFYDVEALRDHLLRKRMSKVHQKNRPFNHINQRYGPYVAGAYFILKQGGAVRFQGREWIRPNQRGHFSLDFLKLQAVPIEAVDASGCAINYQGLDSLLALKELQSLWLQRCPHVDDWCLSRLHPLASSLQELSLAGCPRVSERGLACLHHLWNLRRLDISDLPAVSSPGLTRILVEEMLPSCEVLGADWAQGLKLGPEEQPQDTAGPIPA, encoded by the exons TCCCTGCACCTGGTGGCCCCAGTATGGAATGGGGGTACCAGGGGCATCGGTGGCCTGAGCAGGGTGGTGGCCCCCGAGGGCAATCAGAAGAAGGGGAGGTCGCTGCTCCAGTTCCTGGCTGACCGCTTCTATGACGTGGAGGCTCTCAGGGACCACCTGCTCCGAAAGCGGATGTCAAAGGTGCACCAGAAAAATCG ACCCTTCAACCACATCAACCAGCGATATGGTCCCTACGTCGCAGGTGCCTATTTCATCCTGAAGCAGGGAGGCGCGGTCAG gtTTCAGGGCAGGGAGTGGATCCGGCCAAATCAGCGCGGCCACTTCTCTCTGGACTTCTTGAAGTTGCAGGCGGTGCCCATAGAGGCCGTCGATGCCAGCGGCTGTGCCATCAACTACCAAGGCCTGGACAGCCTCT TGGCCCTGAAGGAGCTCCAGTCCCTGTGGCTGCAGCGCTGCCCCCACGTGGATGACTGGTGTCTCAGCCGCCTCCACCCGCTGGCCAGCTCACTGCAGGAGCTCTCGCTGGCCGGCTGTCCCCGAGTCTCTGAACGGGGCCTCGCCTGCCTCCACCACCTCTG GAACCTCCGCAGACTGGACATCTCGGACCTCCCTGCCGTGTCCAGTCCGGGCCTCACTCGGATCCTGGTGGAAGAGATGCTTCCTAGTTGCGAGGTCCTGGGGGCCGACTGGGCCCAGGGCCTCAAGCTGGGGCCAGAGGAGCAGCCTCAGGACACAGCCGGCCCCATCCCTGCCTAG
- the DMAC2 gene encoding distal membrane-arm assembly complex protein 2 isoform X3 — protein sequence MAAPKASLHLVAPVWNGGTRGIGGLSRVVAPEGNQKKGRSLLQFLADRFYDVEALRDHLLRKRMSKVHQKNRPFNHINQRYGPYVAGAYFILKQGGAVRFQGREWIRPNQRGHFSLDFLKLQAVPIEAVDASGCAINYQGLDSLLALKELQSLWLQRCPHVDDWCLSRLHPLASSLQELSLAGCPRVSERGLACLHHLWNLRRLDISDLPAVSSPGLTRILVEEMLPSCEVLGADWAQGLKLGPEEQPQDTAGPIPA from the exons TCCCTGCACCTGGTGGCCCCAGTATGGAATGGGGGTACCAGGGGCATCGGTGGCCTGAGCAGGGTGGTGGCCCCCGAGGGCAATCAGAAGAAGGGGAGGTCGCTGCTCCAGTTCCTGGCTGACCGCTTCTATGACGTGGAGGCTCTCAGGGACCACCTGCTCCGAAAGCGGATGTCAAAGGTGCACCAGAAAAATCG ACCCTTCAACCACATCAACCAGCGATATGGTCCCTACGTCGCAGGTGCCTATTTCATCCTGAAGCAGGGAGGCGCGGTCAG gtTTCAGGGCAGGGAGTGGATCCGGCCAAATCAGCGCGGCCACTTCTCTCTGGACTTCTTGAAGTTGCAGGCGGTGCCCATAGAGGCCGTCGATGCCAGCGGCTGTGCCATCAACTACCAAGGCCTGGACAGCCTCT TGGCCCTGAAGGAGCTCCAGTCCCTGTGGCTGCAGCGCTGCCCCCACGTGGATGACTGGTGTCTCAGCCGCCTCCACCCGCTGGCCAGCTCACTGCAGGAGCTCTCGCTGGCCGGCTGTCCCCGAGTCTCTGAACGGGGCCTCGCCTGCCTCCACCACCTCTG GAACCTCCGCAGACTGGACATCTCGGACCTCCCTGCCGTGTCCAGTCCGGGCCTCACTCGGATCCTGGTGGAAGAGATGCTTCCTAGTTGCGAGGTCCTGGGGGCCGACTGGGCCCAGGGCCTCAAGCTGGGGCCAGAGGAGCAGCCTCAGGACACAGCCGGCCCCATCCCTGCCTAG
- the B3GNT8 gene encoding UDP-GlcNAc:betaGal beta-1,3-N-acetylglucosaminyltransferase 8: MRCPKCLLCLSALLTLLGLKVYIEWTSESWLSKAYRGPQGTPLGPTPASPEPTLPANLSARLGQTSPLLSAYWNQQQWRLGSLPSGDSAEAGGCRAWGAAAAAEIPDFASYPKNLRRFLLSAACRNFPQWLPRSGGGQVADCSGTDVPYLLLAIKSEPGRFAERQAVRETWGSPVPGVRLLFLLGSPEGERGPDLSSLVAWESRRYSDLLLWDFLDVPFNRTLKDLLLLAWLDRHCPGVSFVLQAQDDAFVHTRALLDHLRALPPRWARSLYLGEVFTQARPLRKPRGPFYVPRSFFKGEYPAYASGGGYVIAGRLAPWLLRAAARVAPFPFDDVYTGLCFRALGLAPRGHKGFLTAWPADRTAEACALRDLLLVRPLSPQGSIRLWKQLQEPQLQC; this comes from the coding sequence ATGCGCTGCCCCAAGTGCCTTCTCTGCCTGTCAGCGCTGCTCACACTCCTGGGCCTCAAGGTGTACATCGAGTGGACATCTGAGTCTTGGCTAAGCAAGGCCTACCGGGGACCCCAGGGCACCCCACTGGGCCCCACACCAGCCAGCCCTGAGCCCACCCTGCCGGCTAACCTCTCTGCCCGTCTGGGCCAGACCAGCCCGCTGCTCTCTGCATACTGGAACCAGCAGCAGTGGCGGCTGGGGTCCCTGCCCAGTGGGGACAGCGCTGAGGCAGGGGGCTGCCGGGCTTGGGGGGCTGCCGCTGCTGCAGAGATCCCAGACTTCGCCTCCTACCCCAAGAACCTCCGCCGCTTCTTGCTGTCAGCTGCCTGCCGGaatttcccacagtggctgcctAGAAGTGGTGGCGGCCAAGTAGCCGACTGCTCAGGTACGGACGTCCCCTACCTTCTGTTGGCCATCAAGTCGGAACCAGGGCGCTTTGCTGAGCGACAGGCCGTGAGGGAGACGTGGGGCAGTCCGGTTCCTGGGGTCCGGCTGCTCTTCCTGCTCGGGTCACCAGAGGGTGAGAGGGGGCCTGACCTAAGCTCCCTGGTGGCCTGGGAGAGTCGCCGCTACAGTGACCTGCTACTCTGGGACTTCCTCGACGTCCCCTTCAATCGGACGCTCAAAGATTTGCTGCTGCTGGCCTGGCTGGACCGACACTGCCCGGGCGTGAGCTTCGTCCTGCAGGCTCAGGATGACGCCTTCGTGCACACACGGGCCCTTCTGGACCACCTGCGGGCCCTGCCCCCTAGATGGGCCCGAAGCCTCTACCTGGGTGAGGTCTTTACCCAGGCCAGACCCCTGCGGAAGCCCAGAGGACCCTTCTACGTGCCTAGATCCTTCTTTAAAGGTGAATACCCGGCCTATGCCAGTGGCGGTGGCTATGTCATTGCCGGGCGCCTGGCACCCTGGCTGCTGCGGGCAGCGGCCCGTGTGGCCCCCTTCCCCTTCGACGATGTCTACACTGGCCTGTGCTTCCGGGCCCTGGGCCTGGCACCAAGGGGCCACAAAGGCTTCCTCACAGCCTGGCCAGCAGACCGCACTGCTGAAGCCTGTGCTCTCCGGGACCTGCTGCTGGTGCGGCCCCTCAGCCCCCAGGGTAGCATTCGGCtctggaaacagctgcaggaGCCTCAGCTCCAGTGCTGA